The following coding sequences lie in one Aminivibrio sp. genomic window:
- a CDS encoding TRAP transporter small permease, which yields METSPEVKVVKILKWLDKHFEEYILSGLLVVIAVVMILQVIMRYVFNASLSWAEEASRYAFVWSALVSIGYTIKENSILKVDTLVEALPAGLKRILVTLINLSVTVFFGYLFISSIPAVHRVVMTGQTSPALKIPLGWIYFAAVAGFFLAMARSIQKTGQDLGIAIRKKGV from the coding sequence ATGGAAACCAGTCCGGAGGTGAAGGTAGTGAAGATACTGAAATGGCTGGATAAACACTTTGAGGAGTATATCCTGAGCGGCCTGCTTGTTGTTATTGCCGTAGTCATGATACTCCAGGTCATCATGCGATATGTCTTCAACGCGTCGCTTTCATGGGCCGAGGAAGCATCCCGGTATGCCTTCGTATGGTCCGCTCTCGTGAGCATCGGATACACCATCAAGGAAAACAGTATTCTCAAGGTCGACACTCTCGTTGAAGCCCTGCCCGCAGGGTTGAAGCGCATTCTCGTGACGCTGATCAATCTTTCGGTCACGGTGTTCTTCGGTTACCTCTTTATCAGCTCGATTCCTGCTGTTCACAGGGTCGTCATGACCGGCCAGACAAGCCCTGCCCTAAAAATCCCCCTTGGCTGGATCTATTTTGCGGCCGTGGCCGGCTTTTTCCTGGCAATGGCGAGATCTATCCAGAAAACGGGACAGGACCTGGGAATCGCAATCAGAAAGAAGGGTGTCTGA
- a CDS encoding shikimate dehydrogenase, whose amino-acid sequence MLKEKTYWADTEFFGLLGHPVRKSLSPAMHNANFQALGMNAVYTPYEVTEATVGTVIPALEALRFKGLNITMPLKQKIIEYLDELDEIASLCNAVNTIYWKDGKLCGSNTDGVGFVRGLKEQGGYDPAGKKCVIFGAGGAARGVAFALAKAGIGSIALWKRASGDEKLRKLASDLNAYRAGVCRVHSSDPADIPGLLKENELVINSTPLGMAPNTDSTPFDTSLLGPEHMVCDLVYVPHDTLLLRQAEERGSRILYGYWMTIWQGVEAFRKWTGGKDPDVEVMTKAILEHLTKK is encoded by the coding sequence ATGCTGAAAGAAAAGACCTATTGGGCGGATACAGAGTTTTTCGGGCTTCTAGGGCACCCCGTCAGAAAATCTCTCTCCCCTGCCATGCACAACGCGAATTTCCAGGCCCTCGGAATGAATGCCGTCTACACTCCCTACGAGGTTACCGAAGCCACCGTCGGAACGGTCATTCCCGCCCTTGAAGCCCTTCGCTTCAAGGGACTCAATATCACCATGCCTCTGAAGCAGAAAATCATCGAGTACCTGGACGAGCTCGACGAAATCGCCTCCCTCTGCAATGCCGTGAACACCATCTACTGGAAGGACGGCAAACTGTGCGGATCGAACACGGACGGCGTGGGCTTCGTCAGGGGGCTGAAAGAGCAGGGGGGGTACGACCCCGCAGGCAAGAAGTGTGTTATTTTCGGAGCGGGCGGCGCCGCCCGTGGAGTGGCTTTCGCCCTCGCCAAAGCCGGAATCGGCAGCATAGCTCTCTGGAAGAGAGCTTCCGGGGATGAAAAACTCAGAAAACTCGCAAGTGACCTCAACGCCTACCGTGCAGGCGTCTGCAGGGTACATTCAAGCGACCCCGCCGACATCCCGGGTCTCCTGAAAGAAAACGAACTGGTAATAAACTCTACCCCTCTGGGCATGGCCCCGAATACGGACTCCACCCCCTTTGACACATCCCTGCTCGGGCCGGAACACATGGTCTGCGATCTCGTGTATGTACCTCACGACACCCTGCTCCTGCGGCAGGCTGAAGAAAGGGGCTCCCGAATCCTGTACGGATACTGGATGACCATCTGGCAGGGAGTTGAAGCCTTCCGGAAATGGACCGGCGGGAAGGACCCCGACGTGGAGGTCATGACGAAAGCGATCCTTGAGCACCTGACGAAAAAATGA